A single window of Nocardioides kongjuensis DNA harbors:
- a CDS encoding DUF3817 domain-containing protein, with translation MNTPTRLFRTVAIAEAITWTGLLLGMFLKYGPAENETGVRIFGMLHGIVFVAYVVTTVVVWVDRRWSAGRGLLALVAAVPPLATLPLEWFAIRKGWLGDAWRLPAGAGASLPDRVVAWLLTNPLRGLGVGLVAVAALTGVALVVGPPGS, from the coding sequence ATGAACACCCCCACCCGCCTGTTCCGCACCGTCGCGATCGCCGAGGCGATCACCTGGACGGGTCTGCTGCTCGGCATGTTCCTCAAGTACGGCCCGGCGGAGAACGAGACCGGCGTGCGGATCTTCGGGATGCTGCACGGCATCGTGTTCGTCGCGTACGTCGTCACGACGGTCGTGGTCTGGGTGGACCGGCGCTGGTCGGCGGGCCGTGGCCTGCTCGCGCTGGTCGCCGCCGTACCGCCGCTCGCGACGCTGCCGCTCGAGTGGTTCGCGATCCGCAAGGGCTGGCTGGGCGACGCGTGGCGGCTGCCCGCCGGTGCCGGAGCGTCGCTCCCGGACCGGGTCGTCGCCTGGCTGCTCACGAACCCGCTGCGCGGGCTGGGCGTGGGCCTGGTCGCCGTGGCCGCGCTGACCGGCGTCGCGCTGGTTGTGGGCCCGCCCGGATCCTGA
- a CDS encoding SIP domain-containing protein — MSKPITLLTVESTEQLSPGMTRIRFSGDLAVFAGSTFTDRYVKLVFGDPAELENGGRPTLRTYTALEPDVAKGTLTIDFVVHGDEGVAGPWAAKARPGDTIHVRGPGGAYAPDPAADWHLLAGDEAAIPAIRQALAALAEDAQGYVVLQVDGPAYEQPVAAPAGVELTWLHRSDPSHPGLADAVRALPWREGRVHAFVHGEGQAVMKEIRPYLYGERAVPRADVSISAYWKQGRTEETFREWKADLARTEEGTS; from the coding sequence GTGAGCAAGCCCATCACGCTGCTGACCGTCGAGTCGACGGAGCAGCTCAGCCCGGGGATGACCCGGATCCGCTTCTCCGGCGACCTGGCCGTCTTCGCGGGCAGCACCTTCACCGACCGCTACGTGAAGCTCGTCTTCGGCGACCCGGCCGAGCTCGAGAACGGTGGCCGCCCGACGCTGCGGACCTACACCGCGCTCGAGCCCGACGTCGCGAAGGGCACGCTCACCATCGACTTCGTCGTCCACGGTGACGAGGGGGTCGCCGGTCCCTGGGCGGCGAAGGCCCGACCCGGCGACACCATCCACGTCCGTGGACCCGGCGGCGCCTACGCGCCCGACCCGGCCGCCGACTGGCACCTGCTCGCCGGCGACGAGGCCGCGATCCCCGCGATCCGCCAGGCGCTGGCCGCGCTGGCCGAGGACGCGCAGGGGTACGTCGTGCTGCAGGTCGACGGGCCGGCGTACGAGCAGCCGGTCGCTGCTCCCGCCGGCGTCGAGCTGACCTGGCTGCACCGCTCCGACCCGAGCCACCCCGGCCTGGCCGACGCCGTGCGCGCTCTGCCGTGGCGCGAGGGCCGGGTGCACGCGTTCGTGCACGGCGAGGGGCAGGCCGTGATGAAGGAGATCCGGCCCTACCTGTACGGCGAGCGCGCGGTCCCGCGCGCCGACGTCTCGATCTCCGCGTACTGGAAGCAGGGCCGCACCGAGGAGACCTTCCGTGAGTGGAAGGCCGACCTGGCCCGCACCGAGGAAGGCACGTCATGA
- a CDS encoding isoprenyl transferase produces MADWKRGARRVLYPAYEARMLRKMPANLPKHIGVMLDGNRRWAKAVGRDTAHGHRAGAANIEPLLGWCDEVGIEVVTLWLLSTDNLNRPAEELEPLLEIIVDAVDSLADQRRWRLHPVGALDLLPDAAAKRLKAAAEATADVDGMIVNVAVAYGGRREIADAVRSLLTEHAALGTPLELLAQQIDIEHIEEHLYTKGQPDPDLVIRTSGEQRLGGFLLWQSAKSEFYFCEAYWPDFRRVDFLRAIRAYAQRERRFGA; encoded by the coding sequence GTGGCGGATTGGAAGCGCGGTGCGCGCAGGGTGCTCTACCCGGCGTACGAGGCACGCATGCTTCGCAAGATGCCGGCCAACCTGCCCAAGCACATCGGCGTGATGCTCGACGGCAACCGGCGCTGGGCCAAGGCCGTAGGCCGCGACACCGCCCACGGGCACCGTGCGGGCGCGGCCAACATCGAGCCGCTGCTCGGCTGGTGCGACGAGGTCGGCATCGAGGTGGTCACCTTGTGGCTGCTCTCGACCGACAACCTCAACCGGCCCGCCGAGGAGCTCGAGCCGCTGCTCGAGATCATCGTCGACGCGGTCGACTCGCTCGCCGACCAGCGCCGCTGGCGGCTGCACCCCGTCGGCGCCCTCGACCTGCTCCCTGACGCCGCGGCCAAGCGGCTCAAGGCCGCCGCCGAGGCCACCGCCGACGTCGACGGGATGATCGTCAACGTCGCCGTCGCGTACGGCGGACGCCGCGAGATCGCCGACGCCGTCCGCTCCCTGCTCACCGAGCACGCCGCCCTCGGCACCCCGCTCGAGCTGCTCGCCCAGCAGATCGACATCGAGCACATCGAGGAGCACCTCTACACCAAGGGCCAGCCCGACCCGGACCTCGTGATCCGCACCTCGGGGGAGCAGCGCCTCGGCGGGTTCCTGCTGTGGCAGAGCGCGAAGTCCGAGTTCTACTTCTGCGAGGCCTACTGGCCCGACTTCCGCCGCGTCGACTTCCTGCGCGCGATCCGCGCCTACGCACAACGCGAGCGCCGGTTCGGGGCCTGA
- a CDS encoding AIM24 family protein — protein MTAAAWHPDPTGRHELRYWDGSQWTDHVSDQGVQSTNPLYPSADAGSAAAATDSSSATGTSDSGSSGDAWVGSQEAAASTDGAESASEEAPSESAEPSFSFDAVTQVAPRSAQPAHAAEPARPEQAAQPEQQPYQSAQPPSYQPQPMAQQPMAQQPMAQQPMGGYSPQQVPADAFAGISGELIDGRFSEVDGAGAILQNKKLLRVRITEPFMAKQGSMVAYQGNVNFNYQGGGAAKFLKKALTGEGLQLMRVEGQGDVFLADLAHEVHILHLNNSGLSVSGKNVLAFSASLEWNVERVKGGSIAAGGLFNTTLRGTGWVAITTEGAPVVLNAAEAPTFADANALVAWSVHLQTSLRSTLSAGALIGRGSGEAFQVAFQGPGFVIVQPSEGPPVHTA, from the coding sequence ATGACTGCAGCCGCCTGGCACCCGGACCCCACCGGACGCCACGAGCTCCGCTACTGGGACGGCTCCCAGTGGACCGACCACGTGTCCGACCAGGGCGTGCAGTCGACCAACCCCCTCTACCCGTCCGCCGACGCCGGCTCGGCCGCGGCGGCCACGGACTCCAGCAGTGCCACCGGCACCTCGGACAGCGGCTCCTCCGGCGATGCCTGGGTCGGCAGCCAGGAGGCCGCCGCGTCCACCGACGGCGCGGAGTCCGCGTCCGAGGAGGCGCCGAGCGAGTCCGCCGAGCCGTCGTTCTCCTTCGACGCCGTCACCCAGGTCGCCCCGCGGTCGGCCCAGCCGGCCCATGCCGCCGAGCCGGCCCGGCCCGAGCAGGCCGCGCAGCCCGAGCAGCAGCCCTACCAGTCGGCCCAGCCGCCGTCGTACCAGCCCCAGCCCATGGCACAGCAGCCCATGGCCCAGCAGCCGATGGCCCAGCAGCCGATGGGCGGCTACAGCCCCCAGCAGGTGCCGGCCGACGCCTTCGCCGGCATCTCCGGCGAGCTGATCGACGGCCGCTTCAGCGAGGTCGACGGCGCGGGCGCGATCTTGCAGAACAAGAAGCTGCTCCGGGTGCGGATCACCGAGCCGTTCATGGCCAAGCAGGGCTCGATGGTCGCCTACCAGGGCAACGTGAACTTCAACTACCAGGGCGGCGGCGCCGCGAAGTTCCTGAAGAAGGCGCTGACCGGCGAGGGCCTGCAGCTGATGCGGGTCGAGGGCCAGGGCGACGTCTTCCTCGCCGACCTCGCGCACGAGGTGCACATCCTGCACCTCAACAACAGCGGCCTGTCGGTGAGCGGCAAGAACGTCCTCGCCTTCTCGGCCTCGCTCGAGTGGAACGTGGAGCGGGTCAAGGGCGGCAGCATCGCCGCGGGAGGGCTGTTCAACACCACCCTGCGTGGCACCGGCTGGGTCGCCATCACCACCGAGGGCGCGCCGGTCGTGCTCAACGCGGCCGAGGCCCCGACCTTCGCCGACGCCAACGCGCTGGTCGCCTGGTCGGTGCACCTGCAGACCTCGCTCCGCTCCACCCTGTCGGCGGGCGCGCTCATCGGCCGCGGCTCGGGCGAGGCCTTCCAGGTCGCCTTCCAGGGACCGGGCTTCGTCATCGTGCAGCCCTCGGAGGGTCCGCCGGTCCACACCGCCTGA
- the trhA gene encoding PAQR family membrane homeostasis protein TrhA: MNQAIHHANGKVRDRLDDLGEQISETVADIKPKLRGWFHLASTPLVLAAGIVLICLSPTATTKVGSALYAGSALLLFGISALYHRGTWSPKVWTVLNRFDHSNIFLFIAGSYTPFALILLDGTSRVVMLATAWTGALLGIAFKLFWPTAPRWLSAPIYIALGWAAIFFIPAFFEGAIALGLGIGIAIFVLIAVGGALYTMGGLVYGFQWPNPSPRVFGFHEIFHGFTIAAFAAHYVGVSLATYSLR; this comes from the coding sequence ATGAACCAGGCCATCCACCACGCGAACGGCAAGGTCCGCGACCGGCTGGACGACCTCGGGGAACAGATCAGCGAGACGGTCGCGGACATCAAGCCGAAGCTCCGCGGCTGGTTCCACCTCGCGTCCACCCCGCTCGTCCTGGCCGCCGGCATCGTGCTGATCTGCCTCTCGCCGACCGCCACCACCAAGGTCGGCTCGGCGCTGTACGCCGGCTCCGCGCTGCTGCTGTTCGGCATCTCCGCGCTCTACCACCGCGGCACCTGGTCGCCGAAGGTCTGGACCGTGCTCAACCGGTTCGACCACTCCAACATCTTCTTGTTCATCGCCGGTTCCTACACGCCGTTCGCGCTGATCCTGCTCGACGGCACCTCCCGGGTGGTGATGCTCGCGACCGCGTGGACCGGCGCACTGCTCGGCATCGCGTTCAAGCTGTTCTGGCCCACCGCCCCGCGCTGGCTGTCCGCGCCGATCTACATCGCGCTCGGCTGGGCGGCGATCTTCTTCATCCCCGCGTTCTTCGAGGGCGCGATCGCTCTCGGCCTCGGCATCGGGATCGCGATCTTCGTGCTCATCGCGGTCGGCGGCGCGCTCTACACGATGGGGGGCCTGGTCTACGGGTTCCAGTGGCCCAACCCGTCACCGCGGGTGTTCGGGTTCCACGAGATCTTCCACGGCTTCACGATCGCCGCCTTCGCCGCCCACTACGTCGGCGTGTCGCTCGCGACCTACTCGCTGCGCTGA
- the rlmC gene encoding 23S rRNA (uracil(747)-C(5))-methyltransferase RlmC gives MGSAVLDCAHFTAGECRSCTWLGQPYDDQLAAKLAATRALVDAPGLVWLPPVTSPMAGFRNKAKMVVAGTADAPTLGILGPEGKGVDLRDCALHEPVVVAAMPVLAELVRRTDLTPYDVASAAPVGQRGELKHLLVTASPDGELMVRLVVRSTAVEARVRKHLPWLLDALPGLRVVTLNVQPEHRAVLEGEREVVLTEADTLPMRLGGVSLHLRPRSFFQTNTAVAAALYAEATAWVADLARSRVVDLYCGVGGFALHLAAPGRQVTGIEISADAIASAERSRDEAGLPGEIDFAVGDATAPEHATLLAGADLVVVNPPRRGLGHDLSVRLEESGASYVLYSSCNPETLARDLADLASYRPVRGRLLDMFPQTPHAEVLLLLERQRSE, from the coding sequence ATGGGTTCCGCCGTGCTCGACTGTGCCCACTTCACGGCGGGGGAGTGCCGCTCGTGCACCTGGCTCGGGCAGCCGTACGACGACCAGCTGGCCGCCAAGCTCGCCGCGACCCGCGCCCTGGTCGACGCGCCCGGGCTGGTCTGGCTGCCGCCGGTGACCAGTCCGATGGCGGGCTTCCGCAACAAGGCCAAGATGGTCGTCGCCGGGACCGCGGACGCGCCGACGCTGGGGATCCTGGGGCCGGAGGGCAAGGGCGTCGACCTGCGCGACTGCGCGCTGCACGAGCCGGTCGTCGTGGCGGCGATGCCGGTCCTGGCCGAGCTCGTGCGGCGCACCGACCTGACGCCGTACGACGTGGCGTCGGCGGCACCGGTCGGCCAGCGCGGTGAGCTCAAGCACCTGCTCGTGACGGCCTCGCCGGACGGTGAGCTGATGGTGCGCCTCGTGGTCCGCTCGACCGCGGTCGAGGCGCGGGTCCGCAAGCACCTGCCGTGGCTGCTCGACGCCCTGCCCGGGCTGCGCGTCGTCACGCTCAACGTCCAGCCCGAGCACCGGGCGGTGCTCGAGGGGGAGCGCGAGGTGGTGCTGACCGAGGCCGACACGCTGCCCATGCGGCTCGGCGGGGTCAGCCTGCACCTGCGCCCGCGCAGCTTCTTCCAGACCAACACCGCCGTCGCCGCGGCGCTGTACGCCGAGGCGACGGCCTGGGTCGCCGACCTGGCACGGAGCCGGGTGGTCGACCTCTACTGCGGGGTCGGCGGGTTCGCGCTGCACCTGGCCGCGCCGGGCCGGCAGGTGACCGGCATCGAGATCAGCGCGGACGCGATCGCCTCGGCCGAGCGCTCACGTGACGAGGCCGGCCTGCCCGGCGAGATCGACTTCGCGGTGGGCGACGCGACCGCGCCGGAGCACGCCACGCTGCTGGCCGGTGCCGACCTGGTCGTGGTCAACCCGCCGCGACGCGGCCTGGGCCACGACCTGTCCGTCCGGCTCGAGGAGTCGGGGGCGTCGTACGTGCTCTACTCCAGCTGCAACCCCGAGACCCTGGCGCGCGACCTGGCCGACCTGGCGTCGTACCGGCCGGTGCGGGGACGCCTGCTCGACATGTTCCCGCAGACCCCGCACGCAGAGGTGCTGCTCCTGCTGGAGCGTCAGCGCAGCGAGTAG
- a CDS encoding PfkB family carbohydrate kinase encodes MTGPAAEVVVLGGAVMDVKAVTDGRAVPGTSNPATIHTSPGGVGRNIAEGLARLGRRTFLVAVVGDDAFGRELLARTADAGVHVDHVVRSAVRTGTYLATLDHDGELVVGASDMRATDALTVDALGRAGDLLPRAGFVVVDGNIPADVVRWAVRVCAEHGVPLLLDPVSVAKAGRLAPLLDGAPVDTITPNLAELAALTGSPVADTRPAIARAAAELHERGVRRVWVRRGRHGSLLSDEGAVTALAARPGEVVDVTGAGDAMTAAYVAARTGGDTPVAAAGLGHLAAALTVAHPDTVRPDLATAIRADRTETLP; translated from the coding sequence GTGACGGGACCGGCCGCGGAGGTCGTCGTCCTCGGCGGGGCGGTGATGGACGTCAAGGCGGTGACCGACGGCCGGGCCGTCCCCGGCACCAGCAACCCCGCCACGATCCACACCTCCCCCGGCGGGGTCGGCCGCAACATCGCGGAGGGGCTGGCCCGGCTCGGCCGGCGTACCTTCCTCGTGGCGGTCGTCGGCGACGACGCCTTCGGCCGCGAGCTGCTCGCCCGCACCGCCGACGCGGGGGTGCACGTCGACCACGTGGTCCGCAGCGCGGTCCGGACCGGCACCTACCTGGCCACGCTCGACCACGACGGCGAGCTCGTGGTCGGCGCGTCCGACATGCGCGCGACCGATGCACTCACCGTCGACGCGCTCGGCCGGGCCGGTGACCTGCTGCCCCGCGCCGGCTTCGTCGTCGTCGACGGCAACATCCCGGCCGACGTCGTGCGCTGGGCGGTCCGGGTCTGCGCCGAGCACGGCGTGCCGCTGCTCCTCGACCCGGTCAGCGTCGCCAAGGCCGGCCGCCTCGCGCCGCTCCTCGACGGAGCGCCCGTCGACACGATCACCCCCAACCTCGCCGAGCTCGCGGCGCTCACCGGCAGCCCCGTGGCCGACACCCGGCCCGCGATCGCCCGTGCGGCCGCCGAGCTGCACGAGCGCGGCGTGCGCCGGGTGTGGGTACGACGCGGCCGGCACGGCAGCCTGCTCAGCGACGAGGGTGCGGTCACCGCGCTCGCGGCGCGGCCCGGCGAGGTCGTCGACGTGACCGGCGCCGGGGACGCCATGACCGCGGCGTACGTCGCCGCGCGCACCGGCGGCGACACGCCCGTCGCGGCCGCCGGGCTCGGCCACCTCGCCGCCGCGCTCACCGTCGCCCACCCCGACACCGTCCGCCCCGACCTCGCGACCGCGATCCGCGCCGACCGAACGGAGACCCTCCCGTGA
- a CDS encoding pseudouridine-5'-phosphate glycosidase, translating into MTSPHPLLSLAPEVAEALAGGGPVVALESTIISHGMPYPRNVEMAREVEQIVRDGGATPATIAVLDGVARIGLSAAELDVLASDPSVTKVSIRDLGYVAARGAHGATTVAATMRLAALAGIRVFVTGGLGGVHRGAESSMDISADLTEMSRTDVAVVSAGVKSLLDIGRTLEVLETLGVPVVAYRSDEFPSFYSRSSGYAAPMRLDEPEQVAAMMRAKWDLGLEGAVSVANPVPAEDEIPQPEIERTIQQALADADERGIRGKDITPYLLGRIVELSGGASLETNIALVRDNARLGAAIAVAYAALTD; encoded by the coding sequence GTGACCAGCCCGCACCCGCTCCTGTCCCTCGCCCCCGAGGTCGCGGAGGCGTTGGCCGGCGGCGGGCCGGTCGTCGCCCTCGAGTCGACGATCATCAGCCACGGGATGCCCTACCCCCGCAACGTCGAGATGGCCCGCGAGGTCGAGCAGATCGTGCGCGACGGCGGCGCCACCCCGGCCACGATCGCCGTGCTCGACGGCGTCGCGCGAATCGGCCTGTCGGCCGCCGAGCTCGACGTCCTCGCCTCCGACCCGTCGGTCACCAAGGTCAGCATCCGCGACCTCGGTTACGTCGCCGCGCGCGGCGCACACGGCGCGACCACCGTCGCCGCGACGATGCGGCTGGCCGCCCTCGCCGGGATCCGGGTGTTCGTGACCGGCGGCCTGGGCGGCGTGCACCGCGGCGCCGAGTCGTCGATGGACATCTCCGCCGACCTGACCGAGATGAGCCGCACCGACGTCGCCGTCGTCAGCGCCGGCGTGAAGTCGCTGCTCGACATCGGCCGCACCCTCGAGGTCCTCGAGACCCTCGGCGTCCCGGTCGTGGCCTACCGCTCCGACGAGTTCCCGTCGTTCTACTCCCGCTCCAGCGGGTACGCCGCCCCGATGCGCCTCGACGAGCCGGAGCAGGTCGCCGCGATGATGCGCGCCAAGTGGGACCTGGGCCTCGAGGGCGCGGTCTCGGTCGCCAACCCGGTCCCGGCCGAGGACGAGATCCCGCAGCCCGAGATCGAGCGCACCATCCAGCAGGCGCTCGCGGACGCCGACGAGCGCGGGATCCGCGGCAAGGACATCACGCCGTACCTGCTCGGCCGGATCGTCGAGCTCTCCGGCGGCGCGTCCCTGGAGACCAACATCGCGCTGGTGCGCGACAACGCCCGCCTGGGCGCGGCGATCGCGGTCGCGTACGCCGCGCTCACCGACTGA
- a CDS encoding PLP-dependent aminotransferase family protein, with protein sequence MSNDSSARIVAGLRAWIRDAAAGAQLPSSRHLVSEYGASPVTVQKALRRLVAEGLVESRPGVGTFVRAVRPARGPDFGWQTAALRGPRADLAKVAGPLQTAPPEALSLHAGYPGPDLLPERLVRTALGRAARGAAATARPPAAGLPELRAWFATELADATPAHLSAVTPNDVIVAPGSQSALASIFRALVAPGQPLLIESPTYWGAIQAARQAGVELVPVPSDANGPDPAEVDRSFRETGARAFYAQPSFANPTGAHWSVERGEEVLEVVRRHGAFLVEDDWAHDFGIDAEVRPIAARDDAGHVVYLRSLTKSVSPSIRVAALYARGPARDRILGDRAAESMYVSGLLQQAALEVVSDPGWRTHLRRLRGQLRERRDLLVGAVREHAPSIALDTVPPGGLHLWTRLPEGTDPAQVVRDSAADGVWVAAGDEWFPAEPAAPYLRLTFIGPEPAGYPAALAVVERAVRLQHR encoded by the coding sequence ATGAGCAACGATAGCAGTGCCCGGATCGTCGCGGGGCTCCGTGCCTGGATCCGGGACGCCGCCGCGGGCGCGCAGCTGCCGTCGTCGCGCCACCTCGTGAGCGAGTACGGCGCCAGCCCGGTCACCGTCCAGAAGGCGCTGCGCCGACTGGTGGCGGAGGGCCTCGTCGAGAGCCGTCCCGGCGTCGGCACCTTCGTCCGCGCGGTCCGGCCGGCGCGCGGCCCGGACTTCGGCTGGCAGACCGCCGCACTGCGTGGCCCGCGCGCGGACCTGGCCAAGGTGGCCGGCCCGCTGCAGACCGCACCGCCCGAGGCGCTGTCGCTGCACGCCGGGTACCCGGGACCGGACCTGCTGCCGGAGCGGCTGGTCCGCACCGCGCTCGGCCGCGCCGCGCGGGGCGCGGCCGCCACCGCGCGCCCACCGGCGGCCGGCCTGCCCGAGCTGCGCGCATGGTTCGCCACCGAGCTGGCCGACGCGACGCCCGCTCACCTCAGCGCGGTGACGCCGAACGACGTGATCGTGGCGCCGGGGTCGCAGAGCGCGCTGGCCTCGATCTTCCGGGCCCTCGTCGCGCCCGGCCAGCCGCTGCTCATCGAGTCACCGACGTACTGGGGGGCGATCCAGGCGGCCCGGCAGGCCGGGGTCGAGCTGGTCCCGGTGCCGAGCGACGCGAACGGCCCGGACCCGGCCGAGGTCGACCGGTCCTTCCGGGAGACCGGCGCCCGCGCGTTCTACGCCCAGCCCAGCTTCGCCAACCCGACCGGCGCGCACTGGAGCGTGGAGCGCGGCGAGGAGGTGCTGGAGGTCGTACGCCGGCACGGCGCCTTCCTCGTCGAGGACGACTGGGCCCACGACTTCGGCATCGATGCCGAGGTGCGGCCGATCGCGGCCCGCGACGACGCCGGCCACGTCGTGTACCTCCGGTCGCTGACCAAGAGCGTCTCGCCGTCGATCCGGGTGGCGGCGCTGTACGCCCGCGGGCCGGCCCGGGACCGGATCCTCGGCGACCGCGCGGCCGAGTCGATGTACGTCAGCGGGCTGCTCCAGCAGGCGGCGCTCGAGGTCGTCAGCGACCCCGGCTGGCGCACCCACCTGCGCCGGCTGCGCGGCCAGCTCCGCGAGCGCCGCGACCTGCTCGTCGGCGCCGTCCGCGAGCACGCACCCTCGATCGCGCTCGACACCGTCCCGCCCGGCGGGCTGCACCTGTGGACCCGGCTGCCCGAGGGCACCGACCCGGCGCAGGTCGTCCGGGACAGCGCGGCCGACGGGGTCTGGGTGGCCGCGGGCGACGAGTGGTTCCCCGCGGAGCCGGCGGCGCCGTACCTCCGGCTCACCTTCATCGGTCCCGAGCCGGCCGGCTACCCGGCCGCGCTGGCGGTCGTCGAGCGGGCGGTCCGACTGCAGCACCGCTGA
- a CDS encoding DMT family transporter, with protein sequence MVPAGLAWGLAGVVAFSFTVPLTRVALGGLDPLFIGAGRAVVAAALAAGALALTRQALPRGRQWLRLAIVAGGVVAGFPLLTSYALTEVPASHGAVVIAMLPAATAVIAVLRTGERPVRAFWAFAALGALAAVGFAALQGGTGGHLQRADVLLVLGVVACAIGYAEGGVISRELGSWQTISWALVLAAPVMLALTGASVATHPPAATATQWLCFAYLACISMFLGFFAWYRGLAIGPMAQVSQVQLAQPVLSITWAGLLLGEQITWLTVVGGLAVVACAAGASSARASSSRARTGRARPS encoded by the coding sequence GTGGTCCCCGCCGGGCTCGCCTGGGGCCTGGCCGGCGTGGTCGCCTTCTCCTTCACGGTGCCGCTCACCCGCGTCGCCCTCGGCGGGCTCGACCCGCTGTTCATCGGTGCCGGACGCGCGGTCGTGGCCGCCGCCCTGGCCGCCGGCGCGCTCGCCCTCACCCGGCAGGCCCTCCCCCGCGGTCGTCAGTGGCTGCGCCTGGCGATCGTCGCCGGCGGTGTCGTCGCCGGGTTCCCGCTGCTGACGTCGTACGCGCTGACCGAGGTGCCGGCCAGCCACGGCGCGGTCGTGATCGCGATGCTGCCCGCCGCCACCGCCGTGATCGCGGTGCTGCGCACCGGCGAGCGTCCGGTCCGCGCGTTCTGGGCGTTCGCCGCACTCGGCGCACTCGCCGCGGTCGGCTTCGCCGCGCTGCAGGGCGGCACCGGGGGCCACCTCCAGCGGGCCGACGTGCTGCTGGTGCTGGGCGTCGTCGCCTGCGCGATCGGGTACGCCGAGGGCGGCGTGATCTCCCGTGAGCTCGGCTCGTGGCAGACCATCTCCTGGGCGCTGGTGCTCGCCGCGCCGGTGATGCTGGCGCTGACCGGAGCCAGCGTCGCCACGCACCCGCCGGCGGCGACCGCGACGCAGTGGCTGTGCTTCGCCTACCTGGCGTGCATCAGCATGTTCCTCGGCTTCTTCGCCTGGTACCGCGGCCTCGCGATCGGGCCGATGGCGCAGGTCAGCCAGGTCCAGCTCGCCCAACCGGTCCTGTCGATCACCTGGGCGGGCCTGCTGCTCGGCGAGCAGATCACCTGGCTGACCGTCGTCGGCGGCCTGGCCGTCGTGGCGTGTGCCGCCGGCGCCAGCTCTGCCCGCGCTAGCTCTTCCCGCGCCCGTACAGGCCGCGCACGACCTTCGTGA